A single region of the Bombus fervidus isolate BK054 chromosome 18, iyBomFerv1, whole genome shotgun sequence genome encodes:
- the LOC141445938 gene encoding uncharacterized protein isoform X2: MMLYYIVLAIIRVEVCMCGVRATNFQHGRSRVSLINIVCDSSDSTLSMLRHLPGSFPQYHPILRYALDTYYGCLQLSYICGLKAGCCTWCSANRGP; encoded by the exons ATGATGCTGTATTACATTGTATTGGCTATTATTCGTGTTGAGGTGTGTATGTGTGGGGTGCGCGCAACGAATTTTCAACATGGTCGCTCGCGTGTATCTTTG attaACATTGTCTGTGATTCTTCAGATTCTACTCTTTCGATGCTGCGACACTTACCTGGATCATTCCCACAATATCATCCGATTCTTCGATATGCCTTGGATACTTACTACGGTTGCCTTCAATTGTCTTATATCTGTGGCCTTAAAG CTGGCTGTTGTACGTGGTGTTCCGCAAACAGGGGTCCATAA
- the LOC141445938 gene encoding uncharacterized protein isoform X4 has product MVARVYLWYGVGLMSTVINIVCDSSDSTLSMLRHLPGSFPQYHPILRYALDTYYGCLQLSYICGLKGFRCLCYSTNSVTLPQFCYNI; this is encoded by the exons ATGGTCGCTCGCGTGTATCTTTGGTATGGCGTTGGTTTAATGTCAACAGTA attaACATTGTCTGTGATTCTTCAGATTCTACTCTTTCGATGCTGCGACACTTACCTGGATCATTCCCACAATATCATCCGATTCTTCGATATGCCTTGGATACTTACTACGGTTGCCTTCAATTGTCTTATATCTGTGGCCTTAAAG gTTTTCGCTGTCTGTGTTATTCGACGAACAGTGTCACGCTTCCGCAGttttgttataacatttag
- the LOC141445938 gene encoding uncharacterized protein isoform X1, with product MMLYYIVLAIIRVEVCMCGVRATNFQHGRSRVSLINIVCDSSDSTLSMLRHLPGSFPQYHPILRYALDTYYGCLQLSYICGLKGFRCLCYSTNSVTLPQFCYNI from the exons ATGATGCTGTATTACATTGTATTGGCTATTATTCGTGTTGAGGTGTGTATGTGTGGGGTGCGCGCAACGAATTTTCAACATGGTCGCTCGCGTGTATCTTTG attaACATTGTCTGTGATTCTTCAGATTCTACTCTTTCGATGCTGCGACACTTACCTGGATCATTCCCACAATATCATCCGATTCTTCGATATGCCTTGGATACTTACTACGGTTGCCTTCAATTGTCTTATATCTGTGGCCTTAAAG gTTTTCGCTGTCTGTGTTATTCGACGAACAGTGTCACGCTTCCGCAGttttgttataacatttag
- the LOC141445938 gene encoding uncharacterized protein isoform X3, translating to MMLYYIVLAIIRVEVCMCGVRATNFQHGRSRVSLINIVCDSSDSTLSMLRHLPGSFPQYHPILRYALDTYYGCLQLSYICGLKGSCHTLRSTNKES from the exons ATGATGCTGTATTACATTGTATTGGCTATTATTCGTGTTGAGGTGTGTATGTGTGGGGTGCGCGCAACGAATTTTCAACATGGTCGCTCGCGTGTATCTTTG attaACATTGTCTGTGATTCTTCAGATTCTACTCTTTCGATGCTGCGACACTTACCTGGATCATTCCCACAATATCATCCGATTCTTCGATATGCCTTGGATACTTACTACGGTTGCCTTCAATTGTCTTATATCTGTGGCCTTAAAG GTAGCTGTCATACATTACGTTCCACGAACAAGGAATCATAA
- the LOC139996576 gene encoding uncharacterized protein, which translates to MFAEAFPSGVPIQTSLRKRKRDSKEPMGDSRRPIKRMRRCDEPQVPEWSEELFDIDAEAVDFPSELSFDNFVTVDESFFDAEIVVLEWEPPLVEVVDTDRCVKVHFANEIPGEVLEAHLRHHASGRKGISPVVRYWCMRELSELCPGAPCFDFDLV; encoded by the exons ATGTTTGCGGAGGCATTTCCATCAGGGGTTCCTATCCAGACTTCTCTG CGCAAGCGAAAGAGGGATTCCAAAGAACCCATGGGCGACTCGAGAAGACCCATCAAACGCATGCGGCGCTGTGATGAACCACAAGTACCAGAGTGGTCGGAGGAACTATTCGACATTGATGCCGAGGCCGTGGATTTCCCGTCGGAGTTGAGTTTTGACAATTTTGTTACTGTCGATGAGAGTTTCTTCGATGCAGAGATCGTCGTATTGGAGTGGGAACCCCCTCTGGTTGAAGTCGTTGATACCGATCGTTGTGTAAAAGTTCattttgcaaatgaaattcCTGGAGAGGTTTTGGAGGCACATCTTCGTCACCATGCTTCTGGGAGAAAGGGAATTTCCCCTGTTGTGCGTTATTGGTGTATGCGTGAGCTCAGCGAACTTTGTCCTGGAGCTCCTTGCTTCGATTTTGATTTGGTGTAG
- the LOC139996490 gene encoding probable ATP-dependent RNA helicase Dbp73D translates to MSLFVINRYEGEKEETKDERNYLSELLKRIEERKVERAIKTNHQIQESSSQNAQESNYKKNKEKAENLNKCSMENINLNENSISSDVNGKAEVHVSELRKNKKKRKYSEGSSNETIKTADKTLQSENTDNQDNEIPNKSSDPNETQEKISGQNSDFIILGVNNKRRKREVKRILPEWLANPEVISVDLNSGPTLEDMNSILDSKLIEVLRANGINKLFPVQASMVSWLTKCNEDGQQKWWLRDTCVSAPTGSGKTLAYVLPIVQALQFRIVPKVRCLVVAPVQELAMQVYKVMLTYTSHTNLRVGLLSGASAFHEEQRNIRKENDRGEYISLVDIVVATPGRLKDHILKTSGFSLDDMRFLVIDEADTAADWLEYIPEPHYQTPRLTLSNLRSSKIPAQKLLFSATLSQDPEKLNRLGLFHPILFTSVLVTGKDDDVNLDKEAVNFIGRYTSPEELKEEAIECDAEYKPVALYQLIMKNDITFKVLVFTNSGGTAHRLTILLQSLLSKKNIVVGELSAQLASKEREDILTKFTSGKIQILVCSDAIARGVDIPNVRLVISYDLPKHINGYIHRAGRTGRAGKSGTAITILTPKQVKIFKRMLNNAHKVIPRVEKIELSGIINEIDYFHHIDKLKLALEIEKQNLLRAKAVK, encoded by the exons ATGAGTTTATTTGTGATAAACAG ATACGAgggtgaaaaagaagaaacgaaagatgaaaggaattatttgtctgaattattaaaaagaatagaagaacGTAAAGTAGAAAGAGCTATTAAAACTAATCATCAAATACAGGAAAGTAGTTCTCAAAATGCACAAGAatcgaattataaaaagaataaggaaaaagcagaaaatctgaataaatgttcaatggaaaatattaatttgaatgaaaatagTATATCGAGTGACGTTAATGGAAAGGCAGAAGTACATGTTTCAGAGcttagaaagaataaaaagaagaggaaatatAGCGAAGGAAGTTCtaatgaaacaattaaaactGCAGATAAAACATTGCAAAGTGAAAATACAGATAATCAGGATAATGAAATACCTAATAAATCATCAGACCCGAATGAAAcacaagaaaaaatatcagGACAGAATAGTGATTTCATAATTCTGGGTGTAAATAATAAGCGAAGGAAGCGTGAAGTTAAGAGAATTCTGCCAGAATGGTTGGCTAATCCAGAAGTCATATCTGTTGATTTAAATAGTGGTCCAACCTTGGAAGACATGAATTCGATTTTAGATTCTAAGCTTATTGAAGTTTTAAGAGCTAACgggattaataaattatttcctgtTCAAGCTAGTATGGTATCTTGGCTAACGAAGTGTAATGAAGATGGGCAACAAAAATGGTGGTTAAGGGATACGTGTGTATCTGCTCCTACGGGCAGTG GTAAAACTCTAGCGTATGTTCTACCAATTGTCCAGGCATTACAATTTCGTATAGTTCCGAAGGTACGCTGTTTAGTTGTTGCACCCGTACAAGAATTAGCTATGCAAGTGTATAAAGTGATGCTTACGTATACTTCGCATACAAATTTAAGAGTTGGTTTACTTTCCGGCGCATCAGCATTTCACGaagaacaaagaaatattcgaaaagaGA atgATAGAGGGGAATATATCTCTCTAGTGGATATAGTGGTTGCCACGCCTGGACGGTTAAAAGACCACATATTAAAAACTTCGGGATTTTCATTGGATGATATGAGATTTCTTGTAATCGATGAAGCAGATACAGCAGCTGACTGGTTGGAGTATATCCCCGAGCCTCATTATCAAACTCCACGATTAACACTTTCCAACTTACGTTCTAG TAAAATTCCAGCACAAAAGTTATTATTCAGTGCAACATTGTCACAAGATCCCGAAAAACTTAATCGGCTTGGACTCTTTCACCCAATATTATTTACGTCTGTTTTGGTGACGGGCAAGGACGATGATGTAAATTTAGATAAAGAAGCGGTTAATTTTATAGGGCGTTATACAAGCCCGgaagaattaaaagaagaagcaaTAGAATGTGATGCAGAATATAAACCAGTCGCGTTATATCAGTTAATAATGAAGAATGATATCACTTTTAAAGTATTAGTATTCACAAATTCTGGAGGAACTGCTCATAGACTAACTATTTTACTTCAATCACTCTTATCTAAAAAGAATATAGTGGTTGGAGAACTTTCTGCACAACTTGCATCAAAAGAACGTGAGGATATACTCACGAAATTTACAAgtggaaaaattcaaat aCTTGTATGTTCAGATGCAATAGCAAGGGGTGTAGATATTCCAAATGTACGGTTAGTCATAAGTTATGATCTTCCCAAGCATATTAACGGCTATATCCATAGAGCAGGAAGAACAGGACGCGCGGGTAAATCCGGCACTGCTATAACCATTCTGACACCAAAACaggttaaaatatttaagcgtATGTTGAACAATGCGCATAAAGTAATACCACGTGTTGAAAAAATCGAACTAAGtggtattataaatgaaatcgattattttcatcatattgataaattaaaacttgctcttgaaatagaaaaacagaACTTATTACGTGCAAAagctgttaaataa
- the LOC139996666 gene encoding uncharacterized protein, with protein sequence MNYLVIVLTLIKIVYGLVGYDYNGNHLNVTTISLNSIVDCSIQPAITETQDIYIQLLQLSEFEFTSVRQCKMQITRIIYYCGMHSHTSAVHNGFAEYLHETTAQQCARMHQDDTFSFGPQNLIVGLKDNATETRSLVLAGKLTDDSSCQGTQYVDPYRSWERVVVQATVKISLRSAVVPVRIEANKILLKSGMICTFSEGNCLDAEDGYTYWQPQLPSPCKFDQYDVLYEGIATKIQEIRTNKEPAQPVYALTTQEVTFALTKTGEQPLCGYTLLSTEHPKLFLLETTRGNTFISKSKTAVENLDIFAYVNSKFIYVEKHIKRQMTTLYHDILTQRCTTQKKLMENALSLAILLPDEFAYTITKTPGHMALIAGEAVHIVKCIPVQVKIRHTTECYSELPVWQGNRTAFLTPKTHILTQHGNHRECSAILPTLYNIDGLWHKFVPKPMETIAPQELRPDVRQTWRYSAPSSLATSGIYTQKDLDALRNHVMFPAEKTTVSNTLARGATGKTIVPGTVNILGMMDANTLTTIAKNIVSSYGLVSWNLELSVQQYLEYS encoded by the coding sequence ATGAATTACCTGGTCATCGTACTTACCCTCATCAAAATAGTATATGGCCTGGTAGGATACGACTACAATGGCAACCACCTCAACGTTACCACCATCTCTTTAAACTCCATCGTGGACTGCAGCATACAGCCTGCGATAACAGAAACccaagatatttatattcaactACTGCAACTCTCAGAATTCGAATTTACCAGTGTAAGGCAATGCAAGATGCAAATAACtcgaattatatattactgtGGCATGCACTCCCACACGTCGGCAGTGCATAATGGATTCGCCGAATACCTCCATGAAACAACCGCCCAACAATGTGCAAGGATGCACCAAGACGACACGTTTTCATTCGGACCACAAAACCTTATAGTAGGCCTAAAAGATAATGCAACAGAAACAAGGTCGCTTGTCCTAGCTGGCAAGTTAACAGACGACAGCAGCTGCCAGGGAACACAGTATGTAGATCCATACAGGAGCTGGGAAAGAGTCGTAGTACAAGCCACAGTAAAGATAAGTTTAAGATCAGCAGTTGTGCCAGTACGGATCGAAGCAAACAAAATTCTACTGAAATCAGGAATGATATGTACCTTTAGCGAAGGAAACTGTCTAGATGCTGAGGACGGATACACTTATTGGCAACCACAACTGCCCTCACCATGCAAATTTGATCAGTACGATGTGCTATATGAAGGAATTGCTACAAAGATCCAGGAAATAAGAACCAACAAGGAACCAGCACAACCAGTTTACGCACTAACAACGCAGGAAGTAACATTTGCGCTGACTAAAACTGGAGAACAGCCACTGTGTGGATATACTCTACTATCCACTGAACACCCCAAATTGTTCCTGTTAGAAACAACAAGAGGAAATACGTTCATTTCCAAAAGCAAGACAGCAGTCGAAAATCTGGATATATTCGCATATGTCAACTCAAAATTCATTTACGTAGAGAAACATATTAAACGACAAAtgacaacgttataccatgATATATTGACACAAAGATGCACCACACAGAAGAAACTAATGGAGAATGCTTTAAGCTTAGCAATCTTACTGCCCGATGAATTTGCATACACCATAACCAAAACCCCAGGACACATGGCTCTGATCGCAGGAGAAGCGGTCCATATAGTCAAATGCATTCCGGTACAAGTAAAGATACGACATACAACAGAATGCTACTCGGAGCTACCCGTTTGGCAAGGAAATCGCACCGCATTTCTAACGCCAAAAACACACATCCTAACGCAACACGGAAACCATAGAGAATGTAGCGCAATACTACCCACGCTATACAACATCGACGGACTCTGGCACAAATTCGTACCAAAACCCATGGAAACAATCGCACCACAGGAACTCCGCCCGGACGTGCGCCAAACGTGGCGATATTCAGCACCATCGTCATTGGCCACGAGCGGAATATATACCCAAAAGGACTTGGACGCACTACGGAACCACGTCATGTTCCCGGCAGAAAAAACTACAGTCTCGAACACATTGGCCAGAGGAGCGACAGGAAAAACAATCGTCCCTGGAACAGTAAACATCCTGGGAATGATGGACGCAAACACATTAACGACAATagcgaaaaatatcgtatCAAGCTATGGACTGGTTTCATGGAATTTGGAACTATCAGTGCAGCAATATTTGGAATActcgtaa